The following are encoded in a window of Salvelinus fontinalis isolate EN_2023a chromosome 40, ASM2944872v1, whole genome shotgun sequence genomic DNA:
- the LOC129839468 gene encoding protein DPCD-like isoform X1, translated as MAVQSWSALLKASTKTALIHDGIRKIHYLFTDGKEMAEEYDLTTDELIVRKWRSKSTLKGQGPWEIEVGEPVPSTVACLESDVIKENCSNPVFMRKDTKTSFLWRVRNLPYPKEVYNISVEPDQRCCIIRTNNKKYYKKFNVPDLNRSQLPLDSSALNFTHANNTLIVSYKKPKEILTLEHELLREVKKLKGTNEGDVDCKTQ; from the exons ATGGCTGTGCAGAGCTGGTCAGCTCTCCTAAAAGCATCCACGAAAACAGCTTTAATACACGATG GGATAAGGAAGATACACTATCTCTTTACAGATGGGAAAGAAATGGCAGAAGAATATGACTTGACAACAGATGAGCTCATTG TACGAAAGTGGCGTTCAAAAAGTACCTTGAAGGGACAGGGACCATGGGAGATAGAAGTCGGAGAGCCAGTCCCATCTACTGTAGCCTGTTTGGAATCAGATGTTATCAAGGAAAACTGTTCAAAC CCTGTATTTATGCGCAAAGACACAAAGACCAGTTTCCTGTGGAGAGTCCGGAACCTTCCGTACCCCAAAGAGGTCTACAACATTTCAGTGGAGCCCGATCAACGATGCTGCATCATACGAACAAATAACAAAAA GTACTACAAGAAGTTTAATGTTCCTGACCTGAACCGAAGCCAGCTGCCATTGGATAGTTCCGCGCTCAACTTCACCCACGCCAATAACACGTTAATTGTCAGT TACAAGAAGCCCAAGGAGATATTAACGCTTGAGCACGAGCTACTCCGGGAGGTAAAGAAACTGAAGGGAACCAATGAAGGGGACGTCGACTGCAAAACTCAATGA
- the LOC129839468 gene encoding protein DPCD-like isoform X2: MAVQSWSALLKASTKTALIHDDGKEMAEEYDLTTDELIVRKWRSKSTLKGQGPWEIEVGEPVPSTVACLESDVIKENCSNPVFMRKDTKTSFLWRVRNLPYPKEVYNISVEPDQRCCIIRTNNKKYYKKFNVPDLNRSQLPLDSSALNFTHANNTLIVSYKKPKEILTLEHELLREVKKLKGTNEGDVDCKTQ, from the exons ATGGCTGTGCAGAGCTGGTCAGCTCTCCTAAAAGCATCCACGAAAACAGCTTTAATACACGATG ATGGGAAAGAAATGGCAGAAGAATATGACTTGACAACAGATGAGCTCATTG TACGAAAGTGGCGTTCAAAAAGTACCTTGAAGGGACAGGGACCATGGGAGATAGAAGTCGGAGAGCCAGTCCCATCTACTGTAGCCTGTTTGGAATCAGATGTTATCAAGGAAAACTGTTCAAAC CCTGTATTTATGCGCAAAGACACAAAGACCAGTTTCCTGTGGAGAGTCCGGAACCTTCCGTACCCCAAAGAGGTCTACAACATTTCAGTGGAGCCCGATCAACGATGCTGCATCATACGAACAAATAACAAAAA GTACTACAAGAAGTTTAATGTTCCTGACCTGAACCGAAGCCAGCTGCCATTGGATAGTTCCGCGCTCAACTTCACCCACGCCAATAACACGTTAATTGTCAGT TACAAGAAGCCCAAGGAGATATTAACGCTTGAGCACGAGCTACTCCGGGAGGTAAAGAAACTGAAGGGAACCAATGAAGGGGACGTCGACTGCAAAACTCAATGA